From a region of the Streptomyces venezuelae genome:
- a CDS encoding serine hydrolase domain-containing protein has protein sequence MESLRIIETWPVPTAAAAVVRADGSLAGSHGPVDHRFALASVTKPLTAYAALVAYEEGAIELDEPAGPEGSTVRHLLAHTSGLAFDEHRVSAPPGQRRLYSNAGFEELGDHIAKATGIPFAEYLHQAVFEPLGMERTALEGSPAKDGVSTVADLLRFAAELQAPRLLDVRTVAEATSVVHPGLKGVLPGYGHQSPNDWGLGLEIRGHKAPHWTGASSSPRTFGHFGQAGTFLWVDPDARAACVALTDRAFGPWAAEAWTPFTDAVLAELRSR, from the coding sequence ATGGAAAGCCTGCGGATCATCGAGACCTGGCCGGTGCCGACCGCCGCGGCGGCCGTCGTCCGGGCCGACGGGAGCCTGGCGGGCTCCCACGGGCCCGTGGACCACCGGTTCGCCCTTGCGTCGGTCACCAAGCCGCTCACCGCGTACGCCGCCCTCGTCGCGTACGAGGAGGGGGCGATCGAGCTGGACGAGCCGGCCGGACCCGAGGGGTCGACGGTCCGTCACCTGCTCGCGCACACCAGCGGCCTGGCCTTCGACGAGCACCGGGTGTCGGCCCCGCCCGGGCAGCGCCGGCTGTACTCGAACGCCGGCTTCGAGGAGCTCGGCGACCACATCGCCAAGGCCACCGGCATCCCCTTCGCGGAGTACCTGCACCAGGCGGTCTTCGAGCCGCTGGGCATGGAGCGCACCGCCCTGGAGGGCTCGCCCGCCAAGGACGGCGTCTCGACCGTCGCCGACCTGCTGCGGTTCGCCGCCGAGCTGCAGGCGCCGCGGCTGCTGGACGTCCGTACGGTCGCCGAGGCCACCTCCGTGGTCCACCCCGGGCTCAAGGGCGTCCTGCCGGGCTACGGGCACCAGTCCCCCAACGACTGGGGCCTCGGCCTGGAGATCCGCGGCCACAAGGCCCCGCACTGGACAGGTGCGTCCTCCTCGCCGCGCACCTTCGGCCACTTCGGTCAGGCCGGTACCTTCCTGTGGGTGGATCCGGACGCGCGCGCCGCGTGCGTGGCGCTGACCGACCGCGCCTTCGGCCCGTGGGCGGCCGAGGCCTGGACCCCGTTCACCGACGCCGTACTGGCCGAGCTCCGCTCCCGCTAG
- a CDS encoding pirin family protein, with protein MIDVRPGADRYEGGDPAAGITTRHAFSFGAFYDPDNLRFGPVLACNEETLTPGAGFDEHPHSHTEIVTWVIEGELTHHDSTGEKSVVRAGDVQRLSAGSGARHVERNDGAGRLRFVQMWLAPLAAGGEPAYGVVREIADAAPYEVPEAGAVLHVRRPGAGERVAVPAAERVYLHVVRGDLRLDGAELGPGDSVRITAERDLEVVAGSPGELLIWEFATPEAPEAPEAPETD; from the coding sequence ATGATTGATGTTCGCCCCGGCGCCGACCGGTACGAGGGCGGGGACCCGGCCGCCGGGATCACCACCCGGCACGCCTTCTCCTTCGGCGCTTTCTACGACCCGGACAACCTGCGCTTCGGGCCGGTGCTCGCCTGCAACGAGGAGACCCTCACGCCGGGCGCCGGCTTCGACGAGCACCCGCACAGCCACACCGAGATCGTGACCTGGGTGATCGAAGGCGAACTCACCCACCACGACAGCACCGGTGAGAAGAGCGTGGTGCGGGCCGGGGACGTCCAGCGGCTCAGCGCCGGATCCGGCGCCCGGCACGTGGAGCGCAACGACGGCGCCGGGCGGCTGCGTTTCGTGCAGATGTGGCTCGCGCCCCTGGCCGCGGGCGGCGAGCCCGCCTACGGGGTGGTCCGGGAGATCGCCGACGCCGCGCCCTACGAGGTGCCCGAGGCCGGAGCCGTACTGCACGTCCGGCGGCCCGGCGCGGGCGAACGCGTCGCCGTACCCGCGGCGGAACGGGTCTACCTGCACGTGGTGCGCGGGGACCTGCGCCTGGACGGGGCGGAGCTCGGCCCCGGGGATTCGGTACGGATCACCGCCGAGCGGGACCTGGAGGTCGTCGCCGGATCCCCGGGCGAGCTGCTGATCTGGGAGTTCGCGACCCCGGAAGCCCCGGAAGCCCCGGAAGCCCCGGAGACGGACTAG
- a CDS encoding aldo/keto reductase — MTEHGTTLEQVELGKGGPLVGVQGLGCMGMSEFYGDTDEAAARETLDAALAAGVTLFDTADVYGRGRNEEFLAPFLAAHRDEITLATKFAMERTDDPQYRGVRNDRGYIRTAVEASLRRLGVDVIDLYYMHRRDPAVPFAESVGAMAELVQEGKVRHLGLSEVTGAELREAHAVHPIAALQSEWSLFSRDVERSAVGAAAELGVAVAAYSPLGRGFLTGSFADASAELSQDDFRRYQPRFNGDNAKANAELLGPVREIAAQRGATPAQIALAWVQQRAQVHGLTVVPIPGTRKPGRLRENTGATRIVLTRAELDRLEPIAAQVVGDRYPDMSLTSVAREV, encoded by the coding sequence ATGACGGAGCACGGCACCACCCTCGAACAGGTCGAGCTCGGCAAGGGCGGCCCGCTGGTCGGCGTCCAGGGGCTGGGCTGCATGGGCATGAGCGAGTTCTACGGGGACACCGACGAGGCGGCGGCCCGGGAGACCCTCGACGCCGCGCTGGCCGCCGGAGTCACCCTCTTCGACACCGCGGACGTCTACGGGCGGGGGCGCAACGAGGAGTTCCTGGCGCCGTTCCTGGCCGCCCACCGGGACGAGATCACGCTGGCGACGAAGTTCGCCATGGAACGCACCGACGACCCGCAGTACCGGGGCGTCCGCAACGACCGCGGCTACATCCGCACGGCCGTGGAGGCCAGCCTGCGCCGGCTCGGCGTGGACGTCATCGACCTCTACTACATGCACCGCCGCGACCCGGCCGTGCCGTTCGCCGAGTCCGTCGGCGCCATGGCGGAGCTGGTGCAGGAGGGCAAGGTCCGCCACCTGGGCCTCAGCGAGGTCACCGGCGCGGAACTGCGCGAGGCGCACGCCGTGCACCCGATAGCGGCGCTCCAGTCGGAGTGGTCGCTGTTCAGCCGGGACGTGGAGCGCAGCGCGGTGGGCGCGGCGGCGGAGCTGGGTGTGGCCGTCGCGGCGTACTCCCCGCTCGGCCGGGGCTTCCTGACCGGGTCCTTCGCGGACGCCTCCGCGGAGCTGTCGCAGGACGACTTCCGCCGTTACCAGCCGCGCTTCAACGGCGACAACGCCAAGGCCAACGCGGAGCTGCTGGGCCCGGTCCGGGAGATCGCCGCGCAGCGCGGTGCGACGCCGGCGCAGATCGCCCTGGCCTGGGTGCAGCAGCGGGCGCAGGTGCACGGGCTGACCGTGGTCCCGATCCCGGGCACCCGCAAGCCGGGACGGCTGCGCGAGAACACCGGGGCGACCCGGATCGTCCTCACCCGGGCCGAGCTGGACCGGCTGGAGCCGATCGCGGCGCAGGTCGTGGGGGACCGCTACCCGGACATGAGCCTCACGTCGGTGGCCCGCGAGGTCTGA
- a CDS encoding MerR family transcriptional regulator: protein MSQSLTQPRYTISEVEARTGLTQHTLRWYERIGLMPHVDRSHSGQRRFTDKDLDWLGFVGKLRATGMSVADMVRYAELVREGEHTVGERRELLERTRREVRSRITELTDALAVLDYKIDMYAMKTVPGKKAQQ, encoded by the coding sequence ATGAGCCAGAGCCTGACGCAGCCGCGGTACACGATCAGCGAGGTCGAGGCCCGGACCGGGCTGACCCAGCACACCCTGCGCTGGTACGAGCGGATCGGCCTGATGCCGCACGTGGACCGTTCCCACTCGGGGCAGCGGCGTTTCACCGACAAGGACCTCGACTGGCTCGGCTTCGTGGGCAAGCTGCGCGCCACGGGGATGTCGGTCGCGGACATGGTGCGGTACGCCGAACTGGTCCGCGAGGGCGAGCACACGGTGGGGGAGCGCCGGGAGCTGCTGGAACGCACGCGCCGCGAGGTGCGCTCGCGGATCACGGAGCTCACGGACGCGCTCGCCGTACTGGACTACAAGATCGACATGTACGCCATGAAAACCGTACCGGGGAAGAAGGCACAGCAATGA